In a single window of the Bradyrhizobium erythrophlei genome:
- the serA gene encoding phosphoglycerate dehydrogenase, whose translation MPANPSPADQTVSALLLEGVSDSAVELFLNSKYLSVERLPKALEANALRQAIKGIDLLGIRSRTRLTGDIFSDADRLITVGCFSVGTNQVDLDAARQRGIPVFNAPFSNTRSVAELVIGEIVMLLRRIFPRSAAAHQGGWVKSATDSHEVRGRTLGIVGYGNIGSQLSMLAEAMGMKVIFFDHTDRLRHGNTEPVESLQILLAQSDIVSLHVPETPATSGMIGEAELRLMRPGSFLINNSRGTVVDLDALAKSLRDGHLAGAALDVFPVEPSSNADRFQSPLQGLQNVILTPHIGGSTEEAQDRIGTEVARKMLDYLSSGSTMGAVNFPQVQLQARPRGARFSHVHRNVPGMLRRLSEVFLQRDINIFAQHLETDREVGYVVLDVDLAGHDSHEILDDIRALDGTIRTRLVYEH comes from the coding sequence ATGCCAGCCAATCCTTCTCCAGCCGATCAGACGGTCAGCGCCCTTCTTCTTGAGGGCGTGAGTGACAGTGCCGTCGAACTATTCCTGAATTCGAAATATCTGAGCGTCGAACGCCTGCCAAAAGCCCTCGAGGCAAACGCGCTGCGTCAGGCCATCAAGGGAATCGACTTGCTGGGCATTCGTTCTCGAACCCGGCTGACCGGCGATATTTTTTCTGATGCCGACCGATTGATCACGGTGGGATGTTTCAGCGTCGGTACGAACCAGGTCGATCTGGATGCTGCCCGCCAGCGCGGCATTCCGGTTTTTAACGCTCCGTTCTCGAACACCCGCAGCGTGGCGGAACTGGTGATCGGCGAGATTGTGATGCTGCTTCGGCGCATCTTTCCACGCTCTGCCGCAGCCCACCAGGGAGGATGGGTCAAATCCGCGACCGACAGCCACGAGGTGCGAGGTCGTACACTCGGAATTGTCGGCTACGGCAATATCGGATCGCAGCTTTCGATGCTTGCGGAAGCGATGGGCATGAAGGTCATTTTCTTCGACCACACCGACAGACTTCGCCACGGCAATACCGAGCCCGTCGAGAGCCTGCAGATTCTCCTGGCCCAGAGCGACATCGTCAGCCTACACGTTCCGGAGACACCGGCCACTTCCGGCATGATCGGAGAAGCCGAACTCCGCCTGATGAGACCGGGTTCATTCCTCATAAATAACAGCCGCGGCACTGTTGTCGATCTCGATGCGCTGGCAAAGTCGCTTCGCGACGGCCATCTGGCGGGCGCCGCGCTCGATGTTTTCCCGGTCGAACCGTCTTCGAACGCGGATCGCTTTCAAAGTCCCCTGCAGGGCCTGCAGAACGTGATCCTGACCCCTCACATTGGCGGTTCGACCGAAGAGGCGCAGGATCGAATCGGAACGGAAGTGGCTCGAAAGATGCTCGACTATCTCAGCAGCGGTTCGACGATGGGAGCCGTAAATTTCCCGCAAGTCCAGTTGCAGGCACGTCCGCGCGGCGCGCGATTCAGTCATGTGCATCGCAACGTGCCTGGCATGCTCAGGCGACTAAGCGAGGTATTCCTGCAGCGCGACATCAATATCTTCGCGCAGCATCTGGAGACCGACAGGGAGGTAGGTTATGTCGTGCTCGACGTGGATCTGGCCGGCCACGACAGCCACGAAATTCTCGACGACATTCGCGCGCTTGACGGCACCATCAGGACGAGGCTCGTGTACGAGCACTAG
- a CDS encoding Spy/CpxP family protein refolding chaperone — MPSRQSAQSQERIDRLQQRVQQLKSQQPEGPRAQRAQQRLLQTEQRQLQREQRVQQLQQTAQERQRDMLSRQSVQRQDRIDRLQQRVQQLQSQRPQGLREQRAQQRLLQTQQRVLRQEESLQQRVLARQERLGIQPSAARPAVAAAVQAAARGRFARRFASADDPQAEMARAARQHGWAPRHAWRRGLRAAFVPWGGHVFWPYAYSDIFEYTFWPYAYDPGYWAYAYDDFVDAVFWGTESPYSAYARQAPTEYPQSGGASTGSRSRERSDVSQQSLSQLCGDPEKGITAWPIASIEQAVQPTSEQRPLLDELKSAAAKAADAFKESCGGSYAMTPPGRLRAMTNRISATLEAVRIVRPALEKFYNSLSDEQQARFNALGPNVGERSQPRQEANAQSDTCGEPKSSLIQLPIERIEAVTRPAGTQKEALDRLSGATEKAVQELQAACPDDVPLTPVGRLEAMQKRLEAMLQAAKLVQPTMDEFYAALSSEQKARFNTLGRFAGP; from the coding sequence ATGCCTTCGCGCCAGAGCGCGCAGAGCCAGGAGCGCATCGATCGCTTGCAGCAGCGCGTTCAGCAGCTGAAGTCGCAACAGCCGGAAGGCCCGCGGGCGCAACGCGCGCAACAAAGGTTGCTGCAGACAGAACAGCGGCAGCTCCAGCGTGAGCAGCGCGTGCAGCAACTCCAGCAAACCGCGCAGGAACGGCAGCGCGACATGCTTTCGCGCCAGAGCGTGCAGCGCCAGGACCGCATCGATCGGTTGCAGCAGCGGGTGCAGCAGCTGCAGTCGCAACGGCCGCAAGGCCTGCGCGAGCAACGCGCACAGCAGCGCTTGCTACAGACACAACAGCGCGTGCTCCGGCAGGAGGAAAGCCTGCAACAACGTGTTCTGGCGCGCCAGGAGCGGTTGGGAATACAGCCTTCGGCTGCGCGCCCCGCCGTTGCTGCCGCAGTGCAAGCTGCCGCGCGCGGGCGGTTTGCACGTCGCTTCGCGAGTGCCGACGACCCACAGGCCGAGATGGCACGCGCGGCTCGGCAGCACGGTTGGGCTCCCCGGCACGCCTGGCGGCGCGGCCTGCGCGCGGCGTTTGTGCCGTGGGGCGGCCACGTGTTCTGGCCCTATGCCTATTCCGACATTTTCGAATACACGTTCTGGCCCTACGCGTACGACCCCGGCTATTGGGCTTACGCTTACGATGACTTTGTCGATGCCGTGTTCTGGGGCACGGAAAGTCCGTATTCCGCCTACGCCAGACAGGCCCCGACTGAATATCCGCAGAGCGGCGGCGCATCCACAGGCTCTCGATCGCGCGAACGCTCAGACGTGAGCCAACAATCTCTCAGCCAACTATGCGGAGATCCGGAAAAGGGCATCACCGCCTGGCCGATCGCTTCAATCGAGCAGGCGGTACAGCCGACGTCCGAGCAGCGCCCATTGCTCGACGAGTTGAAGAGCGCGGCTGCAAAGGCTGCCGATGCGTTCAAGGAGTCTTGCGGCGGGTCGTATGCGATGACTCCGCCCGGCCGCTTGCGGGCGATGACCAACCGCATCAGCGCCACGCTTGAGGCAGTGCGGATCGTTCGGCCCGCACTGGAGAAGTTCTATAACTCTCTCAGCGACGAGCAACAGGCACGTTTCAATGCGCTCGGCCCCAATGTCGGCGAGCGTTCGCAGCCGCGGCAGGAAGCGAACGCGCAGTCCGATACCTGCGGCGAGCCGAAGTCCAGCCTGATCCAACTGCCGATCGAGCGGATTGAAGCCGTGACACGCCCGGCGGGCACACAAAAGGAAGCGCTCGACCGCCTAAGCGGGGCGACGGAGAAGGCGGTTCAAGAGCTGCAAGCTGCCTGCCCGGACGACGTGCCGCTCACGCCGGTCGGACGGCTGGAGGCGATGCAGAAGCGGCTTGAGGCGATGTTGCAGGCAGCCAAACTGGTGCAGCCGACAATGGATGAGTTCTATGCCGCGCTGAGCAGCGAGCAGAAGGCGCGCTTCAATACCCTGGGCCGGTTCGCGGGCCCCTGA
- a CDS encoding DUF4347 domain-containing protein produces the protein MTERHNRLQAGNQLYHQGGLDDGTWAFDAANAASLDASPFSLNSGTPVISPGAAGPSQVVFIDSRTPDIADLINGALPGEQIFVLDPTQDGLDQIASILKANDLSGLSAISIVGHGASGEIDLGSAVIDDANLGHDAAALSVIGASLAPGGDLALYACDTAAGATGHQFIADLSAYAGGADVAAATHLVGSTDLGGSWTLDASTAPAAPAPAPFTASALADYNGVLGTQPGRIFLTTSNTEVISIDVNGSAGTTTATTLASAATTSNFHLSLYGIASDTASGKYFVVDEAALGGSSSTILAGNISGGGGAVTPIYTSAVGAGIYGMRFDPQNSKLYFAQVDPGWPSVTTATGIYTINEDGTGLSKLVSFTGADSATTFAIDTADNLLFFTNGGFNTNPVESVEVANLTTGAIISTNLFSIDPTTSQLVGGIDVDPANHKIYWTTSDPQVSGNNEVFSATFITGASVTLSNIAPIYTGSVTSQPFDVSIDVADGIFYTATTDGTNFKLVEGNLNGTGSPATVYSASGYNPVFMSLELAPTLTLSGTAPTVLKDGPAVTLDSAATVVDSAQDIASATVSITGNLASGDTLSFENGASHFTFGDGHTISASFSAGVLSLTGDATAAEYQSALDTIAFSTTSSNSADRTVSWSVSDGNLSSATSTSTVHVLGAPQVAGEGHTSSSGSHIDAGKTVTFTVAFSSAVTVTTGANGAPTLQLNDSEVATYSSGSGTNTLTFSYTVQPGDTQTDLKATSFVALPTGTTIKDGSGQDADLSGFTAIDTGVQVDTTAPSVTSVGVPANATYIAGQDLDFTVHLSEAVTVTGTPEIALTLDTGGTVDATYVSGSGTSALVFSYAVTGGEADTNGIGVGNAIILNGGTVQDAAANAATLTLASVGSTSGVLVDAIPPTVASVSVPTDGVHSVGQALTFTVHFSENVLVTTGGGAPYIDVTLDTGGTVHAVYTGGSGTPDLTFSYTIASGNDDSNGIAVGSSINLNGGTIKDAATNAAVLTLNSVGSTTGVLVDAIPPTVSSIHTVDSSANNLDTEHFTVTFSAPVNGVDASDFTLVGTGTVGGAITSVSGSGTTWNVTVGNVTGDGTLRLDLNNSGDPITDNYGNTLTAAHTGDQSYTIEHTAPAAPTLALTHDTGVSNSDNITSDPSITYSAPASGDTLLYKVDGGSFSATAPVFATDGSADGLHTVSVEEEDAAGNISAAASLSFTLDTTAPATPTLVLTHDTGVSNTDGVTSDPSITYSTPAPGDTLLYKVDGGGYSATVPVFATDHSADGMHTVSVEEVDSAGNVSNVASLSFTLDTTTPAAPTLVLTHDTGASNTDHLTSDPSIIYSTPAAGDTLLYKVDGGSYSATVPVFATDHSADGSHTVSVEEVDAAGNVSSAASLSFTLDTTAPAAPTLALTHDTGVSNTDHLTSDPSITYALSAAGDTLLYKVDGGSYSATVPVFATNGSADGLHTVSIEEVDAAGNVSAAASLSFTLDTAKPTVSVTADHNALLAGQTALMTFTFSEAVSGFALGDTTVTGGTLSNLVQDSHNADVYTATFTPNASNTEAGSVQVNASSYADIAGNDGTASSIVSFTGDTLAPTAVATASPSSGTEAIGDLVHITLAFGEAVTIAGSAPGLALNDGGTATYDAAATVALHDASKLVFDYTVTASDANTSPLAITDVTHGTTITDLAGNEAGVAATLTGLGVVTSLVTANPDTNHAVASQTVTADAAHGVLANDADTSPADHVVVSAVDGLAADVNQPVAGEYGSLTLHADGSYSYTASSAVTGEGTDTFTYTASNGHGPDSTSTLTITVSGANQNYIEVPSGGSGAGGYNNTVLDGSAGGATLTAAATFNAHQILVGGPGDILNAASFGQDTFVFADNFGHETINNFHPALDVIQLQQSQFGSLAAVMADIQQVGADSVLTLDANHVITITNTPHTSLTASDFHLV, from the coding sequence ATGACTGAACGCCACAATCGGCTGCAGGCGGGGAACCAACTCTACCACCAGGGCGGGCTGGATGACGGGACGTGGGCGTTCGACGCCGCCAACGCCGCGTCGCTCGATGCGAGCCCGTTCAGCTTGAACAGTGGGACGCCCGTCATCTCGCCGGGCGCGGCGGGGCCGTCGCAAGTCGTCTTCATTGATTCCCGTACGCCCGATATCGCCGACCTCATCAACGGTGCTTTACCCGGCGAGCAGATCTTCGTCCTTGATCCGACGCAGGATGGTCTCGACCAGATCGCCTCGATCCTCAAGGCGAACGATCTAAGCGGGCTGTCGGCGATTTCGATCGTCGGCCACGGCGCCTCGGGTGAAATCGATCTCGGCTCGGCCGTGATCGACGATGCGAACCTTGGACATGACGCCGCGGCCCTGTCCGTAATCGGGGCGTCGCTGGCGCCCGGCGGCGATCTTGCACTCTATGCCTGCGACACCGCGGCCGGCGCGACCGGTCATCAATTCATCGCGGACCTCTCCGCCTATGCCGGTGGCGCCGACGTCGCCGCGGCGACGCATCTCGTCGGCAGCACCGATCTCGGGGGAAGCTGGACGCTCGATGCGTCGACCGCACCGGCCGCGCCCGCACCAGCACCATTCACCGCTTCCGCGCTTGCGGACTACAATGGCGTGCTTGGCACCCAGCCCGGCCGGATATTCCTCACCACCAGCAATACGGAGGTGATCAGCATCGATGTCAACGGCAGCGCCGGCACCACGACCGCCACCACGCTTGCCAGTGCAGCGACCACCAGCAATTTCCATTTGAGCCTCTATGGCATTGCCAGCGACACGGCCAGCGGCAAGTATTTCGTGGTCGACGAAGCCGCCCTCGGCGGCTCCTCGTCGACGATTCTCGCAGGCAATATCAGCGGCGGCGGCGGCGCGGTGACGCCGATCTATACCTCCGCGGTCGGCGCGGGTATTTACGGCATGCGCTTCGACCCGCAGAACAGCAAGCTGTATTTCGCCCAGGTCGATCCCGGCTGGCCCAGCGTTACGACTGCGACCGGCATCTACACCATCAATGAGGACGGCACCGGGCTCAGCAAGCTGGTGTCGTTCACCGGGGCCGACAGCGCCACTACGTTTGCCATCGACACGGCCGACAATCTGCTGTTTTTCACCAATGGCGGCTTCAACACGAATCCCGTCGAAAGCGTCGAAGTCGCAAACCTGACGACCGGCGCGATCATCTCCACGAACCTTTTCTCCATCGATCCTACCACGAGCCAGCTCGTTGGCGGGATTGACGTCGACCCCGCCAATCACAAAATCTACTGGACGACGTCCGATCCGCAAGTTTCCGGCAACAACGAGGTGTTCAGCGCCACGTTCATCACTGGCGCTTCAGTCACGCTTTCCAATATCGCCCCCATCTACACGGGTTCGGTAACCAGCCAGCCGTTCGACGTTTCCATCGACGTCGCCGACGGCATTTTTTATACCGCCACCACGGACGGGACGAACTTCAAACTGGTCGAAGGCAACCTCAACGGGACCGGTAGTCCGGCCACGGTCTATTCAGCGAGCGGATATAATCCGGTCTTCATGAGCCTCGAGCTAGCGCCGACGCTGACGCTGAGCGGCACGGCGCCGACCGTCCTCAAGGACGGTCCGGCGGTGACACTCGACAGCGCCGCCACCGTCGTGGACAGCGCGCAGGACATCGCCAGCGCAACGGTGTCGATCACCGGCAACCTTGCCAGCGGCGACACGCTGAGCTTCGAGAACGGCGCAAGCCACTTCACCTTCGGGGACGGTCACACCATCAGCGCCAGCTTCAGCGCCGGCGTCCTGAGTCTGACCGGCGACGCCACCGCGGCGGAGTACCAGTCGGCGCTGGACACCATCGCTTTCAGCACCACGAGTTCGAACTCCGCGGACCGCACCGTCAGCTGGAGCGTCAGCGACGGCAATCTCTCCAGCGCCACCTCGACCAGCACGGTGCATGTGCTGGGCGCCCCCCAGGTGGCCGGCGAGGGCCACACCTCGTCGAGCGGATCTCACATCGACGCCGGCAAGACCGTTACCTTCACCGTCGCGTTCAGCTCTGCCGTGACCGTGACGACCGGGGCAAACGGCGCGCCGACACTGCAGCTCAACGACTCCGAGGTGGCGACCTATTCGTCGGGCTCGGGCACGAACACGCTGACATTTAGCTACACGGTGCAGCCCGGCGATACCCAGACCGATCTAAAAGCGACGTCGTTCGTCGCCCTGCCGACCGGTACGACGATCAAGGACGGTTCGGGCCAGGATGCCGATCTGAGCGGTTTCACCGCGATCGACACCGGCGTGCAGGTCGACACGACCGCGCCGAGCGTGACCTCGGTCGGCGTCCCCGCCAACGCCACCTACATCGCCGGACAGGACCTCGATTTCACCGTCCATTTGAGCGAGGCGGTGACGGTGACGGGTACGCCCGAAATCGCCCTGACGCTGGATACCGGTGGCACCGTCGATGCAACATATGTCAGCGGCAGCGGCACCTCGGCACTGGTTTTCAGCTACGCGGTGACCGGCGGCGAAGCCGATACCAACGGCATCGGCGTCGGAAACGCCATCATTCTCAATGGCGGCACCGTGCAGGATGCCGCGGCCAATGCCGCTACGCTGACGCTCGCCAGCGTCGGTTCGACGTCGGGCGTGCTGGTGGATGCGATCCCGCCGACGGTCGCTTCGGTTTCGGTCCCGACCGACGGTGTCCACAGCGTCGGTCAGGCGCTGACTTTTACCGTGCATTTCAGCGAGAACGTGCTGGTCACGACCGGCGGCGGCGCTCCCTATATCGATGTGACGCTGGATACCGGCGGCACCGTGCATGCGGTCTATACCGGCGGATCGGGCACGCCAGACCTTACGTTCTCCTACACCATCGCGAGCGGCAACGACGACTCTAACGGCATTGCGGTCGGCAGTTCGATCAACCTCAACGGCGGCACGATCAAGGACGCCGCCACCAATGCAGCGGTGCTGACGCTCAACAGCGTCGGCTCCACCACGGGCGTGCTGGTCGATGCGATCCCGCCGACAGTGTCGTCGATTCACACGGTGGACAGCAGCGCCAATAACCTCGACACCGAACACTTCACCGTGACGTTTTCGGCCCCGGTCAACGGCGTCGACGCCAGCGACTTCACATTGGTCGGCACCGGCACGGTGGGCGGCGCGATCACTTCGGTCTCCGGCAGCGGCACCACCTGGAATGTTACGGTCGGCAACGTCACCGGCGACGGCACGCTGCGGCTGGACCTGAACAACAGCGGCGACCCCATTACCGACAATTACGGCAACACGCTCACGGCCGCGCATACGGGCGATCAGAGCTACACGATCGAACATACCGCGCCGGCAGCGCCGACGCTGGCATTGACCCATGACACCGGCGTGTCGAACAGCGACAACATCACCAGCGATCCCTCGATCACCTATTCGGCGCCGGCATCAGGCGATACGCTGCTCTACAAGGTCGATGGCGGCAGTTTCTCGGCGACGGCCCCTGTATTCGCCACCGACGGTTCGGCCGATGGCTTGCATACGGTCTCGGTCGAGGAGGAGGATGCCGCCGGCAATATCAGTGCCGCCGCGAGCCTGAGCTTTACGCTCGACACGACTGCGCCGGCAACGCCGACGCTGGTCTTGACGCATGATACCGGTGTGTCGAACACCGACGGGGTAACAAGCGATCCGTCGATCACCTATTCGACGCCGGCGCCGGGCGATACGCTGCTCTACAAGGTCGATGGCGGCGGTTATTCGGCGACGGTGCCGGTGTTCGCGACCGACCATTCCGCCGATGGCATGCATACGGTTTCGGTCGAGGAGGTTGATTCCGCCGGCAATGTCAGCAACGTCGCAAGCCTGAGCTTTACGCTCGACACGACAACCCCGGCAGCGCCGACGCTGGTCCTGACGCATGACACCGGCGCGTCGAACACCGACCACCTCACCAGCGATCCCTCGATCATCTATTCGACGCCCGCGGCGGGCGACACGCTGCTCTACAAGGTCGATGGCGGCAGTTATTCGGCGACGGTGCCGGTGTTCGCGACCGACCATTCGGCCGATGGTTCGCACACGGTTTCGGTCGAGGAGGTCGACGCCGCCGGCAACGTCAGCTCCGCTGCGAGCCTGAGCTTCACCCTCGATACGACAGCGCCGGCAGCGCCGACGCTGGCGCTCACGCATGATACCGGCGTGTCGAATACCGACCACCTCACCAGCGATCCCTCCATCACCTATGCGCTGTCCGCGGCAGGCGACACGCTGCTCTACAAGGTCGATGGCGGCAGCTATTCGGCGACGGTACCGGTATTCGCCACCAACGGCTCGGCCGATGGCCTGCATACGGTGTCGATCGAGGAGGTCGACGCCGCCGGCAATGTCAGCGCCGCCGCGAGCCTAAGCTTCACGCTCGACACCGCCAAGCCGACGGTGTCGGTCACAGCGGATCACAATGCGCTGCTGGCCGGACAAACCGCGCTCATGACCTTCACCTTTTCCGAGGCGGTCTCGGGCTTCGCGCTCGGCGACACCACGGTCACCGGCGGCACGCTGAGCAATCTGGTCCAGGACAGTCACAACGCCGACGTCTATACCGCGACCTTTACGCCGAACGCGAGCAACACCGAGGCGGGCTCGGTCCAGGTCAATGCCTCAAGCTACGCCGATATCGCCGGCAACGATGGTACGGCGAGCAGCATCGTCTCTTTTACCGGCGATACGCTGGCCCCGACGGCCGTGGCCACGGCCTCGCCCTCGAGCGGTACCGAGGCCATCGGCGATCTCGTGCATATCACGCTGGCGTTCGGCGAAGCCGTCACGATTGCGGGCAGCGCGCCGGGGCTGGCGCTCAACGACGGCGGCACCGCCACCTACGATGCCGCTGCGACCGTAGCGCTGCATGACGCGAGCAAACTGGTGTTCGATTACACGGTCACAGCCAGCGATGCCAATACCTCGCCGCTGGCCATTACCGATGTCACCCACGGGACGACCATCACGGATCTGGCCGGCAATGAGGCTGGCGTCGCCGCGACGTTGACGGGGCTCGGGGTCGTGACCTCCCTTGTCACCGCGAATCCCGACACCAATCATGCGGTCGCCAGCCAGACGGTCACGGCCGATGCGGCCCATGGCGTGCTCGCCAACGACGCCGACACCAGCCCCGCCGACCATGTGGTCGTGAGCGCAGTCGACGGGCTGGCGGCCGACGTCAATCAGCCGGTCGCGGGAGAATATGGCAGCCTTACACTTCATGCCGACGGCAGCTACTCGTATACGGCGAGCAGCGCGGTCACCGGAGAGGGCACCGACACGTTCACCTATACGGCGAGCAACGGCCATGGTCCGGATTCCACGTCGACGCTGACCATTACCGTGAGCGGCGCCAACCAGAACTATATCGAGGTCCCGTCCGGCGGTTCAGGCGCCGGCGGATACAACAATACCGTGCTCGACGGCAGCGCCGGCGGCGCCACCCTCACCGCCGCCGCCACCTTCAACGCCCATCAGATCCTGGTTGGCGGCCCGGGCGATATCCTGAACGCCGCAAGTTTCGGCCAGGATACCTTCGTCTTCGCCGATAATTTCGGCCACGAAACCATCAACAATTTCCATCCGGCGCTGGACGTCATTCAACTGCAACAGTCGCAGTTCGGCAGCCTCGCCGCTGTCATGGCCGATATCCAGCAGGTCGGGGCCGACAGCGTCCTTACCCTGGACGCCAACCATGTGATCACCATCACCAACACCCCGCACACCAGCCTGACCGCATCGGACTTCCATCTCGTGTAA
- a CDS encoding outer membrane protein, producing the protein MVANIVKKLGLATVAWIAAASLGAAVAADLSPAYKAPVKAIAPASGWTGFYIGGNVGYGWDSGSSGVSALSTDAALAPALAAILAAGSYPTSLSPSAKGVIGGGQIGYNWQLPSQWLVGLEADLQASGIKGSDSQTRSPPFFDMTSTGVTKSIDWFGTVRGRVGFLVTPQWLLYGTGGLAYGETKSSFTTTDLAFGCIPNATLCANGASSGIRAGWTAGAGAEAMLAPNWSVKVEYLYVDLGGRSMNIPAFTLPAIVFSASTPFREQIARVGLNYHFDWAGPVVARY; encoded by the coding sequence ATGGTCGCGAATATCGTCAAGAAACTGGGGCTTGCAACCGTCGCCTGGATCGCGGCGGCTTCCCTTGGTGCGGCTGTCGCCGCCGACCTTTCGCCGGCCTACAAGGCGCCGGTCAAGGCCATTGCCCCGGCATCGGGTTGGACCGGGTTCTACATCGGCGGCAACGTCGGATATGGCTGGGATTCCGGTTCATCGGGCGTATCGGCCCTTTCGACGGATGCCGCCCTGGCGCCGGCGTTGGCAGCGATCCTCGCCGCCGGGTCCTATCCGACTTCGCTTTCCCCATCGGCGAAGGGTGTGATCGGCGGCGGTCAGATCGGCTACAATTGGCAATTGCCGTCACAATGGCTTGTTGGCCTCGAGGCCGACCTGCAGGCCTCCGGCATCAAGGGGTCGGACAGCCAGACACGGTCGCCCCCATTTTTCGATATGACCTCAACCGGCGTGACCAAATCCATCGACTGGTTCGGCACGGTGCGCGGGCGGGTCGGATTTCTCGTGACCCCGCAATGGCTGCTGTATGGGACCGGCGGCCTGGCTTATGGCGAAACCAAATCCAGCTTCACAACCACCGATCTGGCCTTCGGCTGCATACCGAACGCAACGCTTTGCGCCAACGGCGCGTCGTCGGGCATCCGTGCGGGCTGGACCGCGGGAGCCGGCGCCGAGGCGATGCTGGCGCCGAATTGGAGCGTTAAGGTCGAGTATCTCTACGTCGATCTCGGCGGCCGCTCGATGAACATTCCGGCATTCACCCTTCCGGCCATCGTGTTCAGCGCCTCGACCCCGTTCCGCGAGCAGATCGCGCGCGTCGGGTTGAACTATCACTTCGACTGGGCCGGGCCTGTCGTCGCCAGATACTGA
- a CDS encoding SDR family oxidoreductase: MKIRGAIALVTGANRGLGRAFLRHLREAGCAKVYAGVRQLESLGAGIENAVQLDITDPEQVAAAAARCQDVDLLINNAGVAKFTPLLGSPTVDNARAEMETNYFGTLEMCRAFAPILKQNGGGALVNVLSVVSWFNAPMQGSYCASKSAEWSLTKAVRFELRNQGTLVAGVHAGYIDTEMVAALTDPKTSPDDIVNRVLAGIEHGDEEILADERSETLRAELLGNYAPFESAMQQTWDEYQRRITR; the protein is encoded by the coding sequence ATGAAAATTCGTGGAGCAATAGCTCTGGTCACCGGAGCTAATCGAGGCCTCGGTCGGGCTTTCCTGCGGCATCTGCGCGAAGCAGGCTGCGCAAAGGTCTACGCCGGCGTGCGCCAGCTTGAAAGCCTTGGCGCTGGCATCGAGAACGCCGTCCAGTTGGATATCACCGACCCTGAACAGGTGGCTGCGGCTGCGGCTCGGTGCCAGGACGTTGATCTTCTGATCAACAACGCAGGCGTCGCCAAGTTCACACCGCTGCTGGGCTCTCCAACCGTCGACAATGCGCGCGCGGAAATGGAGACGAATTATTTCGGCACGCTGGAGATGTGCAGGGCGTTCGCGCCGATCCTCAAGCAAAACGGCGGCGGCGCATTGGTCAACGTGCTCTCGGTGGTGAGCTGGTTCAACGCGCCGATGCAGGGATCATACTGCGCGTCGAAGTCCGCAGAATGGTCGCTTACCAAGGCCGTCAGGTTCGAGCTGCGAAATCAAGGCACGCTGGTTGCCGGCGTCCATGCCGGATACATCGACACCGAAATGGTCGCGGCGCTGACAGATCCGAAGACCAGCCCGGACGATATCGTCAATCGCGTGCTTGCGGGAATTGAACACGGAGATGAAGAGATCCTCGCAGACGAGCGATCGGAAACGCTACGTGCCGAGTTGCTCGGAAATTATGCGCCGTTCGAAAGCGCCATGCAGCAGACTTGGGATGAGTATCAACGCCGGATCACGCGCTAA